Proteins encoded together in one Synechococcus sp. BL107 window:
- a CDS encoding transaldolase, translating to MASLLEQLSEMTVVVADTGDLEAIKKFTPRDATTNPSLILAAAQIPAYQSLIDEALRSSRKLIGENAPVEEVVREALDEISVIFGKEILKIVPRRVSTEVDARLSYDTEATIEKGRKLIRLYNDAGISNDRVLIKIASTWEGIKAAEVLEKEGIHCNLTLLFGFGQAVACAEAGVTLISPFVGRILDWYKAETGRDSYPGAEDPGVLSVTKIFNYYKSFGYKTEVMGASFRNLDEIVELAGCDLLTISPKLLDQLRETNQPLVRKLDASNPVGGAQKVELDHERFDALMAEDRMATDKLGEGIKGFSKAIETLEQQLAHRLAEVEGGSAFSHAVQEIFLLNDFNGDGCITRDEWLGSDAVFDALDQDHDGRLTPDDVRLGFGAALALSTV from the coding sequence ATGGCCAGTCTGCTTGAACAGCTCTCCGAGATGACCGTTGTTGTAGCGGATACCGGTGATCTTGAGGCGATTAAAAAGTTCACTCCTCGGGATGCAACCACCAATCCCTCACTGATTCTGGCCGCGGCACAGATTCCGGCTTATCAGAGCTTGATTGATGAGGCGTTGCGCTCATCTCGCAAGTTGATTGGAGAGAACGCCCCTGTTGAAGAGGTGGTGCGCGAAGCACTCGATGAAATCAGTGTAATTTTCGGGAAGGAGATTCTTAAAATTGTTCCTCGTCGTGTGTCGACGGAAGTTGATGCCCGTTTGAGTTACGACACGGAAGCCACGATTGAAAAAGGACGAAAACTCATTCGTTTGTACAACGATGCCGGCATTAGTAACGACCGAGTTTTGATCAAGATTGCATCGACATGGGAAGGCATTAAGGCCGCTGAAGTTTTGGAAAAAGAAGGGATTCACTGCAATCTCACCCTCCTCTTTGGCTTCGGACAGGCTGTTGCCTGTGCAGAAGCGGGTGTGACGCTGATCTCTCCTTTTGTGGGGCGTATTTTGGATTGGTATAAAGCAGAAACCGGTCGTGACTCCTACCCAGGTGCTGAGGACCCTGGTGTTCTTTCAGTTACTAAAATCTTCAACTACTACAAGAGTTTTGGTTATAAGACGGAAGTGATGGGGGCAAGTTTCCGCAATTTGGATGAAATCGTCGAGTTGGCTGGTTGCGACCTTCTAACCATTTCACCCAAGCTTCTTGATCAGCTTCGGGAAACGAATCAGCCCTTAGTTCGTAAGTTAGATGCGTCAAATCCGGTGGGTGGTGCACAAAAAGTTGAATTGGATCATGAGCGTTTTGACGCCTTGATGGCTGAGGATCGTATGGCCACCGACAAGCTTGGTGAGGGGATCAAAGGCTTTAGTAAGGCGATCGAAACTCTGGAGCAACAACTGGCTCATCGACTTGCTGAAGTCGAGGGTGGATCGGCCTTCAGCCATGCTGTTCAAGAAATTTTCCTGCTTAACGATTTCAACGGTGACGGCTGCATTACCCGCGACGAATGGCTGGGCAGTGATGCTGTTTTTGATGCCCTCGATCAAGACCATGATGGCCGCTTAACGCCAGATGATGTGCGCTTGGGCTTTGGTGCCGCTTTGGCGTTATCGACTGTTTAA
- a CDS encoding FAD-binding domain-containing protein has product MSALQIVWFKRDLRTVDHRPLFEASKCGPVLPLYVVEPELWQQPDSSSRQWLFCRESLIDLQRALAEFGQPLVVRRGDVADVLERARRQFGIDALWSHEETGNDWTYQRDKRVAAWAKQHGIPWTEIPQFGVTRRLKSRNGWAKRWETQMAEPITQPLTALPRLADLDPGAIPDLPHGSMAPDPCPHRQLGGRRQGELEFRDFLNQRVERYCSSISSPNKAFTGCSRLSAYLTWGCLSMREVLQQSRTMQGRGVNSFGSRLHWHCHFIQKLEDEPSIEFQDFHPLMRGIRDSNQDHLQAWAEGRTGVPFVDACMRALRAHGWINFRMRAMLMSFASYNLWLPWRQSGLHLARQFVDYEPGIHWSQCQMQSGSTSINTIRIYNPIKQGRDHDPEGRFIRHWCPELREVPAIYIHEPWELGGGMPAPIVDVTTSMQAAKDRIWAVRRSAGFNRHADAIQQKHGSRKAGMKPTGTRRSSRRRRKASQADPALQQLSLEL; this is encoded by the coding sequence ATGTCGGCTCTCCAGATCGTTTGGTTCAAGAGAGATCTGCGAACCGTGGATCACCGACCTCTTTTCGAGGCCTCCAAGTGTGGTCCCGTGCTGCCTCTGTATGTCGTAGAGCCTGAGTTATGGCAGCAGCCGGATAGCTCTTCCCGCCAGTGGTTGTTTTGTCGGGAATCACTGATCGATCTTCAGCGGGCCCTGGCGGAATTCGGCCAGCCATTGGTGGTCCGTCGTGGTGATGTCGCGGATGTGTTGGAGCGGGCCAGGCGTCAATTCGGGATCGATGCGCTTTGGAGCCATGAAGAAACGGGTAATGACTGGACCTATCAACGCGACAAACGCGTGGCGGCTTGGGCGAAGCAACACGGCATCCCCTGGACCGAAATCCCGCAATTTGGTGTGACGCGGCGCTTGAAATCTCGCAATGGTTGGGCCAAGCGTTGGGAGACGCAGATGGCCGAGCCGATCACCCAGCCTCTAACTGCACTGCCGAGATTGGCTGACCTGGACCCCGGCGCGATTCCCGATCTTCCCCATGGGTCCATGGCTCCAGACCCTTGTCCCCATCGCCAACTTGGTGGAAGACGTCAGGGCGAACTTGAGTTTCGCGATTTTTTAAATCAGCGGGTTGAGCGGTATTGCAGTTCCATCTCTAGTCCGAATAAGGCGTTCACCGGCTGTTCACGGCTGTCGGCCTACCTCACCTGGGGATGCCTCTCGATGCGTGAGGTACTTCAGCAGAGCAGAACGATGCAGGGACGCGGTGTGAACAGCTTCGGGTCGCGCCTGCACTGGCATTGCCATTTCATTCAAAAACTGGAAGACGAACCGTCGATTGAATTCCAGGACTTTCATCCGTTGATGCGCGGTATCCGGGATTCGAATCAGGATCATCTGCAGGCCTGGGCGGAGGGGCGCACTGGAGTGCCGTTTGTGGATGCCTGCATGCGGGCCTTGCGCGCCCACGGCTGGATCAACTTTCGGATGCGAGCGATGTTGATGTCGTTCGCTAGCTACAACCTTTGGCTGCCATGGCGGCAGAGCGGCTTGCATTTGGCACGTCAGTTTGTGGATTACGAACCCGGTATCCATTGGAGCCAATGCCAGATGCAATCAGGCAGCACCTCGATCAATACGATCCGCATCTACAACCCGATCAAACAGGGACGCGATCACGATCCAGAGGGCAGGTTCATCCGCCACTGGTGCCCTGAATTGCGCGAGGTGCCGGCGATCTACATCCATGAGCCATGGGAGCTGGGTGGAGGGATGCCAGCCCCAATCGTGGATGTCACCACCTCGATGCAGGCGGCGAAAGATCGCATCTGGGCGGTCCGTCGCTCGGCTGGTTTTAATCGCCATGCCGATGCGATTCAGCAGAAACATGGATCTCGAAAGGCCGGTATGAAACCCACCGGAACACGTCGCAGCTCACGGCGTCGCCGTAAGGCTTCACAGGCAGATCCAGCCCTTCAGCAACTCAGCCTCGAGCTTTAA
- a CDS encoding Crp/Fnr family transcriptional regulator → MSSLCALDTMRAFTREDDVILLKSGEVLFRPGETGTTMFGLLEGAIRITWIGQAGQNGHEDIPVGHVFGAGALVMEGHKRLGMATATMDCRLIEMTREKFLFALHETPMFALELLASIDERLRDIKMADK, encoded by the coding sequence ATGAGTTCACTATGTGCCCTCGACACCATGCGTGCTTTTACGCGTGAAGACGATGTGATTTTGCTCAAGTCTGGAGAGGTTTTGTTTCGTCCTGGTGAAACGGGAACAACCATGTTTGGTCTTCTTGAAGGGGCGATTCGCATCACTTGGATTGGACAAGCTGGCCAGAATGGTCATGAAGACATCCCCGTTGGCCATGTTTTTGGGGCAGGGGCGTTGGTCATGGAAGGTCACAAGCGGCTTGGTATGGCAACGGCAACCATGGATTGCCGCCTGATCGAAATGACCCGCGAAAAATTTCTTTTTGCCCTCCATGAAACCCCGATGTTTGCCCTCGAGCTGCTGGCATCGATCGATGAACGCCTGCGGGATATCAAAATGGCTGATAAATAA
- a CDS encoding BCD family MFS transporter → MVRDICLGIRLGLFQLSLGILGVLMLGLFNRLLIEEIGLPAAVVALAIGSQQLMGFTRIWFGNRSDRIAAGRLKRTPYIVISALAFSGLFGLSGWVVLQLARTITLPGQLFVGPWVGLLMLISIALGMAISAGGTAFSALVVDLTCERERPRVLAVVWGMRLLGVLLGSAFVARLFGAACEEGASADALKTGLEQLILVGPLLLFGLVVFSVLGLEHRLVERDSMAQSLNADVANNPQKNVPLLQLLGRLRTIPQFGRFVAVTCLFTFSMFLNDAVLESYGAALFGMSLCATTALNALMAIGFFVGLGVSGFLLIERIGNIRTAQLGGILASMALVLMLLSAPWQFLGGFRLAVMLFGLSLGICIHASFTLMFSFVEPGKVGLLLGIWGALYAYSRGLATISGGGLLTLFKTLNPDDVFGSFGSVFGVQIVGFLVAAVLMHRLDVDGFRKNIRQRFGGLA, encoded by the coding sequence TTGGTACGCGACATTTGTCTTGGCATTCGTCTTGGTTTGTTCCAGCTGAGCCTTGGCATCCTTGGGGTGTTGATGCTGGGTTTGTTCAATCGGCTGCTGATTGAAGAGATCGGTCTGCCTGCAGCCGTTGTTGCTTTGGCGATTGGGTCTCAGCAGCTGATGGGCTTCACCAGGATTTGGTTTGGAAACCGGTCGGATCGAATCGCTGCAGGGCGCCTGAAGCGGACGCCTTACATCGTGATCAGTGCTCTCGCCTTTTCAGGTCTGTTTGGACTGTCAGGATGGGTGGTTCTGCAGTTGGCGCGAACCATCACCCTTCCAGGCCAGCTTTTTGTAGGCCCGTGGGTGGGGCTCTTGATGCTGATTTCGATCGCCCTTGGTATGGCGATTTCTGCAGGGGGAACAGCCTTTTCAGCTCTGGTCGTTGACCTCACCTGCGAGCGTGAGCGCCCTCGCGTGTTGGCTGTGGTGTGGGGAATGCGGCTGCTGGGGGTTTTGCTGGGCAGCGCTTTTGTCGCCCGACTGTTTGGAGCAGCCTGTGAGGAGGGGGCCAGTGCAGATGCTTTGAAGACCGGTCTGGAACAGTTGATTTTGGTGGGTCCGTTGCTGCTGTTTGGGCTTGTTGTTTTCTCGGTCCTCGGGCTGGAACATCGGCTTGTTGAGCGCGACTCCATGGCTCAATCTTTGAACGCTGATGTTGCCAATAATCCGCAAAAGAATGTACCTCTGCTCCAATTGCTTGGTCGCTTGCGGACCATTCCTCAGTTCGGACGATTCGTGGCCGTTACGTGCTTATTCACCTTCAGCATGTTTCTCAATGACGCAGTGCTTGAGTCCTATGGGGCTGCGTTGTTTGGCATGAGTCTTTGTGCCACAACGGCACTAAATGCATTGATGGCCATTGGATTTTTTGTTGGACTTGGTGTGAGTGGATTTCTGTTGATCGAGAGAATAGGCAATATCCGCACGGCTCAGCTTGGTGGCATTCTGGCTTCGATGGCCTTAGTTCTGATGCTGTTATCGGCGCCATGGCAGTTTTTGGGAGGCTTCCGGCTTGCTGTGATGCTGTTTGGTCTATCGCTTGGCATTTGTATTCATGCGAGTTTCACCTTGATGTTTAGCTTCGTCGAGCCTGGCAAGGTTGGTTTGCTTCTTGGGATCTGGGGTGCTTTATATGCCTACTCCCGTGGCTTGGCCACCATCAGTGGCGGTGGTTTGCTCACGTTGTTTAAAACATTGAATCCTGATGATGTCTTTGGATCTTTTGGCAGTGTTTTTGGTGTGCAGATCGTTGGTTTTTTAGTTGCTGCTGTGTTGATGCATCGGTTGGATGTGGATGGATTCCGAAAGAATATTCGGCAACGATTTGGGGGGCTGGCCTAA